In Primulina eburnea isolate SZY01 chromosome 3, ASM2296580v1, whole genome shotgun sequence, one DNA window encodes the following:
- the LOC140825292 gene encoding protein WHAT'S THIS FACTOR 9, mitochondrial, giving the protein MRSISTNIFRSFFQSNNIPFSPLHNLHHFRSIAKVRLKWVKNRSMDHITDTQTDLKAACLIKDAIARSSTAFLTSKSLLDSQKLLGLTVPTLRFVRRYPTLFEEFAHPKYPSLPCFKLTQLGQRMHDWEIRVFNESEDDIVERLCRLLMMTRNKMLPLQAIHPLKWDLGLPDDFDRNLVRKFPDHFRVVKGTNGLNSLKLVHWPEEYSVSMLQKMNEKGIGGSIVDTSSDAVSGYGNYKRGKAALEFSMSFPRGYGAQKRVKAWMDEFQKLPYISPYEDSRAIDPNSELMEKRVVGVLHEFLWLTIYKKTKRNYLRSLREELNLPHKFTRIFTRYPGIFYLTLKCKTTTVVLREGYRRGRLVDPHPLTRLRDKLQYVMRTGLIYRNKAMDILTSLDHSFDNNLANYTKEEEIEEEDMEVTDEYCDSEEEIGSEKD; this is encoded by the exons ATGAGAAGCATTTCAACAAACATCTTCCGATCATTCTTTCAAAGCAACAATATCCCCTTCTCTCCACTTCATAATCTACACCATTTCCGTTCGATAGCAAAAGTTCGATTAAAATGGGTGAAAAATCGTTCGATGGACCACATTACTGATACCCAGACTGACCTTAAGGCTGCGTGTCTCATCAAAGACGCTATAGCACGTTCATCCACGGCCTTTTTAACTTCAAAATCACTGTTAGACTCTCAAAAGCTGCTCGGCCTCACTGTACCAACTCTGCGCTTCGTCCGAAGGTACCCCACTCTGTTCGAGGAGTTCGCTCACCCGAAATACCCCTCTCTGCCTTGTTTTAAGCTGACCCAGCTGGGACAAAGGATGCACGACTGGGAAATTAGGGTGTTTAATgaatctgaagatgatattGTCGAAAGACTTTGCCGGCTTCTTATGATGACAAGGAATAAAATG ttgccCCTGCAAGCAATACATCCTTTGAAATGGGATTTGGGATTACCAGACGATTTTGACCGTAACTTGGTTAGAAAATTTCCAGACCATTTTCGGGTTGTCAAGGGAACAAATGGATTGAACAGTTTGAAGCTTGTTCACTGGCCGGAGGAATATTCAGTCTCTATGTTGCAGAAGATGAACGAAAAGGGCATCGGAGGTAGCATCGTTGACACTTCTAGTGATGCCGTGTCTGGTTATGGCAATTATAAAAGGGGGAAGGCTGCATTAGAGTTTAGCATGAGTTTTCCGAGAGGATATGGGGCTCAAAAAAGGGTGAAAGCATGGATGGATGAGTTTCAGAAGCTGCCATACATTTCTCCCTACGAGGATTCGAGGGCAATTGATCCGAATAGTGAGCTTATGGAGAAACGAGTTGTTGGGGTGTTACACGAGTTTCTGTGGCTGACTATTTACAAGAAAACGAAAAGAAATTACCTTAGGAGCTTGAGAGAGGAACTGAATCTTCCGCACAAGTTCACTAGAATATTTACAAGATACCCTGGTATATTCTACCTCACACTGAAATGTAAAACGACGACTGTGGTGCTAAGAGAGGGTTACCGTCGAGGAAGATTGGTTGACCCACACCCTCTTACCCGCCTTAGGGATAAATTACAATACGTGATGAGAACTGGGTTGATTTATCGAAATAAAGCTATGGATATTTTAACCAGTCTTGATCATTCATTTGATAATAATTTGGCCAACTAcacaaaagaagaagaaattgaggAAGAAGACATGGAAGTTACTGATGAATACTGTGATTCTGAGGAAGAAATTGGTTCCGAGAAGGATTAG
- the LOC140827996 gene encoding homeobox-leucine zipper protein HAT14-like, translating to MELSLSLGDTPKPFSFVQKSKDGVVGEDQLGFCMAVGKLSASEAENGRGKNDDPPVQLDLMPFSPVPRSQPSVALAKFPFPWLTQSLIDEERSGLEVNRRTASLVNENPEDKTEAPGISGFQMDPSVFRNGGEKRDFDSLVSSNFSEQLVDSADGGGSSSRGSDEEYENGISRKKLRLTKEQSSFLEESFKEHNTLNPRQKLALAKQLNLRPRQVEVWFQNRRARTKLKQTEVDCEYLKRCCERLTEENRRLQKELQELRALKASQPFYEHLPATTLTMCPSCERVATTTTNAAAATVAASIGLSLENKPSIRPLLDP from the exons ATGGAGTTGTCTCTGAGCTTAGGCGACACCCCGAAGCCCTTCTCTTTTGTTCAAAAATCAAAAGATGGTGTCGTCGGTGAGGATCAATTAGGGTTCTGCATGGCCGTGGGAAAACTCAGCGCTTCTGAAGCAGAAAATGGTAGAGGAAAAAACGATGATCCGCCGGTTCAGCTTGATCTGATGCCTTTTTCTCCGGTTCCTAGGAGTCAGCCTTCTGTAGCACTCGCGAAGTTCCCTTTCCCATGGCTTACCCAGAGCC TGATCGATGAAGAGAGAAGTGGGTTGGAGGTGAACCGGAGAACGGCCTCTTTAGTAAATGAAAACCCCGAGGATAAGACAGAAGCTCCCGGGATTTCAGGTTTCCAGATGGATCCTTCGGTGTTTAGAAATGGAGGGGAGAAGAGAGATTTCGATTCTTTGGTTTCTTCAAATTTTAGTGAACAATTAGTCGACAGCGCCGATGGGGGTGGTTCTAGCTCAAGAGGTAGTGACGAAGAATATGAAAATGGCATCTCAAGAAAAAAACTCAGACTCACAAAAGAACAGTCTTcttttcttgaagaaagtttCAAAGAACACAACACTCTCAACCCT AGGCAAAAGCTTGCACTGGCGAAGCAGTTGAATCTCCGTCCTCGACAAGTGGAAGTATGGTTCCAGAACAGACGAGCTAG AACGAAATTGAAGCAGACAGAGGTGGATTGTGAGTACTTAAAGAGGTGCTGTGAGAGATTGACCGAAGAGAACAGACGGCTGCAGAAGGAGCTTCAAGAACTAAGAGCTCTAAAAGCTTCACAACCATTTTACGAGCACCTCCCTGCCACCACTCTGACAATGTGCCCCTCGTGCGAAAGGGtggccaccaccaccaccaacgCCGCTGCCGCCACAGTGGCTGCCAGTATAGGACTCTCTCTAGAGAACAAACCGTCAATCAGGCCACTTCTTGATCCATAA
- the LOC140825293 gene encoding uncharacterized protein encodes MARMGEGDKRWIVEDRPDGTNVHNWHWSETNCLDWSRNFFKNLLCNRTILSGEGNLYIRTKNLEKLEGEAYVNVRKGKIIPGYELNLVLSYVAEAKDSNGDSVILSTEGSVEVPYISDENAGEDPDIRVTIKDDGPVGKRLREGFLAKGKPFVFEKIREYVDAMAKGGPAKDDLECKKVVAKKASFSSPSTDVSNVGKNSTVAVKENKKEEKKKEGFKTITMSEKFYCRAKDMYEILMDENRWKGFTQSNARISKEVGGEFSIFDGSVTGRNLELQEGKYIVQNWRFGSWPDGIVSKVSLTFEEPESGVTIVKLTHIDIPVEDRYGNATVVENTERGWRDLIFHKIRAVFGFRM; translated from the exons ATGGCGAGAATGGGCGAGGGCGATAAACGCTGGATTGTGGAGGACCGTCCTGACGGTACCAACGTCCACAACTGGCATTGGTCCGAAACCAATTGCCTCGATTGGTCTAGGAATTTCTTCAAGAATCTGCTCTGCAACAGAACCATTCTCTCTGGCGAGGGAAATCTCTACATAAGGACCAAGAATCTAGAAAAGCTTGAAGGCGAAGCCTATGTTAATGTTCGCAAAGGAAAGATAATACCTGGGTATGAGCTTAATCTGGTTCTTTCCTACGTGGCTGAGGCCAAGGATTCTAATGGGGATTCCGTGATTTTGTCCACCGAGGGTTCTGTTGAAGTGCCCTATATTTCTGATGAGAATGCTGGTGAGGATCCTGATATTAGGGTTACCATCAAGGATGATGGGCCGGTGGGGAAAAGATTGAGGGAGGGGTTTCTTGCTAAGGGGAAGCCATTTGTGTTTGAGAAGATTAGGGAGTATGTCGACGCGATGGCGAAAGGTGGCCCTGCTAAGGACGACTTGGAGTGTAAGAAAGTTGTAGCAAAGAAAGCGAGTTTTTCTTCACCTTCTACGGATGTGAGTAATGTGGGAAAGAACAGTACTGTGGCTGTGAAGGAGAACAAGAAGgaggaaaagaaaaaggaaggATTTAAGACGATAACAATGAGCGAGAAGTTCTACTGTCGGGCAAAAGATATGTATGAGATTTTGATGGACGAGAATAGGTGGAAGGGGTTCACTCAGAGCAATGCACGGATAAGTAAAGAGGTGGGGGGAGAGTTCAGTATATTCGACGGGTCGGTGACTGGTAGAAATCTGGAGTTGCAAGAGGGCAAGTATATTGTTCAGAATTGGCGGTTTGGTAGCTGGCCGGATGGCATAGTGTCCAAG GTGAGCCTTACTTTTGAGGAGCCTGAATCTGGTGTGACAATTGTCAAGCTTACACACATCGATATACCTGTGGAAGATAG ATATGGTAATGCAACGGTGGTGGAAAATACTGAGAGAGGATGGAGGGATCTTATTTTCCACAAAATACGAGCTGTTTTTGGCTTTCGAATGTGA
- the LOC140827995 gene encoding dirigent protein 22-like — MAATSAVKFTSTIPITLFLLATFIPAGKSQEYFARELSRQEMGLKRQKLSHLHFYFHDIVSGPNPTAVRVAEAAVTNSSVTGFGAVVMFDDPLTLGPEMSSEIVGRAQGIYASADLHNFGFLMVLNYVFTEGKFNGSTLSILGRNAVLSGVREMPVVGGSGVFRFARGYAQAKTHVLNKTGDAVVEYNVYVLHY; from the coding sequence ATGGCCGCCACTTCGGCCGTAAAATTCACATCCACCATTCCCATCACTCTCTTTCTCTTGGCAACTTTCATTCCTGCTGGAAAGTCCCAAGAATACTTCGCAAGGGAATTGTCCAGACAAGAAATGGGCCTCAAGAGACAAAAACTCAGCCACCTTCACTTCTACTTCCACGACATAGTCAGTGGCCCCAACCCCACCGCCGTTCGGGTCGCGGAGGCCGCAGTCACGAACTCCTCCGTCACCGGCTTCGGCGCGGTGGTTATGTTCGACGACCCGTTGACTCTCGGCCCGGAAATGAGCTCGGAAATCGTGGGGAGAGCACAAGGGATATACGCGTCGGCTGATTTGCATAACTTCGGGTTTTTGATGGTGCTGAACTATGTTTTCACGGAGGGGAAATTCAACGGCAGCACGCTCAGTATATTGGGGAGGAACGCGGTTTTATCCGGCGTGAGGGAGATGCCGGTTGTGGGCGGCAGCGGTGTTTTCCGATTTGCGCGCGGCTACGCTCAGGCGAAGACTCATGTTTTGAATAAAACTGGGGATGCTGTGGTGGAGTACAATGTCTATGTTTTGCATTATTGA